A single region of the Lotus japonicus ecotype B-129 chromosome 4, LjGifu_v1.2 genome encodes:
- the LOC130711237 gene encoding calcium-dependent protein kinase 10-like gives MGNCNACVRPESVESNRTASESNRGRRRKTKPNPYSELGVGAVGGTEATIRVLKDANPRSRICDKYVLGRELGRGEFGITYLCTDKETKQELACKTISKRKLRTAVDVEDIRREAEIMSTLPDHPNVVKLRATYEDDENVHLVMELCGGGELFDRIVARGHYSERAAAHVARTVAEVVRMCHANGVMHRDLKPENFLFANKKENSALKAIDFGLSVFFKPGERFSEIVGSPYYMAPEVLKRNYGPEIDIWSAGVILYILLCGVPPFWAETEQGVALAILRGVIDFKREPWPQISDSAKSLVRQMLEQDPKKRLTAEQVLEHSWLQIAKKASNVPLGDIVRARLRQFSVMNRFKKRALRVIAEHLSVEEVEIIKDMFTLMDTDKDGRVSYEELKAGLQKVGSKLAEPEIKLLMDVADVDGNGVLDYGEFVAVTIHLQKMENDEHFHKAFMFFDKDESGYIELGELEEALAEDSGETDTDVLNDIMREVDTDKDGRISYEEFVVMMKAGTDWRKASRQYSRERFKSLSINLMKDGSLQLHDGISGQAIVV, from the exons ATGGGAAACTGCAACGCGTGCGTGAGACCAGAGTCGGTAGAATCGAACCGGACGGCAAGCGAGTCGAACCGGGGGCGGAGGAGGAAAACCAAACCGAACCCATACTCAGAGTTGGGTGTGGGTGCGGTGGGAGGAACCGAGGCAACGATCCGGGTCCTGAAGGATGCGAACCCGCGGAGCCGAATCTGCGACAAGTATGTTCTCGGTCGGGAGCTTGGTCGGGGCGAGTTCGGCATAACCTACCTCTGTACAGACAAGGAAACGAAGCAGGAGCTGGCGTGTAAGACCATCTCGAAGCGGAAGCTGAGGACGGCGGTGGACGTGGAGGATATCCGGCGAGAGGCGGAGATCATGTCCACGCTGCCGGACCACCCCAACGTGGTGAAGCTCAGGGCTACCTACGAGGATGATGAGAATGTTCACCTTGTTATGGAGCTCTGCGGCGGAGGAGAGCTTTTCGACCGGATTGTTGCACGGGGGCATTACAGCGAGAGGGCGGCTGCACACGTGGCGAGGACTGTTGCGGAGGTTGTCAGAATGTGCCATGCCAATGGGGTTATGCATAGAGACCTTAAGCCTGAGAATTTTCTCTTTGCTAATAAGAAAGAGAATTCAGCTCTTAAAGCTATTGATTTTGGACTGTCTGTGTTTTTTAAACCTG GGGAGAGGTTTTCAGAGATTGTGGGGAGTCCTTACTATATGGCACCTGAGGTATTGAAGAGGAATTATGGACCTGAGATTGATATTTGGAGTGCTGGTGTGATTCTTTATATCTTGTTATGTGGGGTGCCTCCGTTTTGGGCAG AGACTGAACAAGGGGTTGCTTTGGCGATTTTGAGAGGGGTTATTGACTTCAAGAGGGAGCCTTGGCCTCAGATTTCGGATAGCGCCAAAAGCCTTGTGCGGCAGATGTTGGAACAGGATCCTAAGAAGCGCTTAACGGCTGAACAGGTGCTTG AACATTCCTGGCTACAAATTGCAAAAAAAGCTTCAAATGTACCATTAGGAGATATTGTGAGGGCAAGGCTTAGGCAGTTCTCAGTAATGAATAGATTCAAAAAGAGAGCTCTTCGG GTAATTGCGGAACATTTATCCGTTGAAGAGGTAGAAATAATCAAAGATATGTTTACCTTGATGGATACTGACAAAGATGGCAGAGTATCATATGAGGAGCTGAAGGCTGGTTTGCAGAAGGTTGGTTCAAAATTGGCTGAGCCAGAGATAAAGTTGCTGATGGACGTG GCTGATGTTGACGGGAATGGAGTACTTGACTATGGAGAGTTTGTAGCTGTGACGATTCACTTGCAAAAAATGGAGAATGATGAGCATTTCCACAAAGCATTCATGTTTTTTGACAAAGATGAGAGCGGTTATATTGAGTTAGGTGAGCTAGAGGAAGCCTTGGCAGAGGATTCAGGAGAAACTGATACTGATGTATTGAATGATATCATGCGTGAAGTTGACACTGACAAG GACGGTCGCATCAGTTATGAGGAGTTTGTGGTAATGATGAAAGCTGGAACTGACTGGAGAAAAGCATCTAGACAGTATTCAAGGGAGAGATTCAAGAGCTTGAGCATAAATTTGATGAAGGACGGCTCGCTTCAGCTTCATGATGGGATTAGTGGCCAAGCTATTGTGGTTTGA